The Hymenobacter sp. DG01 genome has a segment encoding these proteins:
- a CDS encoding DUF72 domain-containing protein encodes MDFGRLSDLRYVNFRLPPDHAETPGVLARALPTQPAPPAVYVGCPIWTNKAWLGSYFPLGIREADYLHHYGRQFNSIELNTTHYHIPDATTVRRWREAVSPTFRFCPKLPQAISHDRALYNADELTLSFCRAIEGLGPTLGHAFLQLPPTFGPEHLPRLERYLLDFPAYVPLAVELRHPGWFADAELLASVTAMLEALNKPLVLSDVAGRRDVLHMRLTTPVAFVRINGHGLIDSDFRRADDWAARVAGWLEAGLHTAYLFIHQKDIMHSPLWAEHFLRRLRELTGLSVQPPRVIPQPVQGSLF; translated from the coding sequence ATGGATTTTGGCCGCCTTTCCGACCTGCGCTACGTTAACTTTCGCCTACCCCCCGACCATGCCGAAACTCCCGGCGTGCTGGCCCGGGCCCTGCCTACCCAGCCCGCGCCGCCCGCCGTGTACGTGGGGTGCCCCATCTGGACGAACAAGGCGTGGCTGGGCAGCTACTTTCCACTGGGCATTCGGGAGGCCGACTACCTGCACCACTACGGCCGGCAGTTCAACAGCATTGAGCTGAATACCACCCATTACCATATTCCCGACGCTACCACCGTGCGGCGCTGGCGCGAGGCCGTGTCCCCTACCTTCCGGTTCTGCCCCAAGCTGCCCCAGGCCATCAGCCATGACCGGGCCTTGTATAACGCCGACGAGCTGACGCTGAGCTTTTGCCGGGCCATTGAAGGCCTGGGCCCCACGCTGGGCCATGCGTTTCTGCAGCTGCCGCCCACCTTCGGCCCCGAGCACCTGCCCCGCCTGGAACGCTACCTGCTCGATTTTCCGGCCTACGTGCCCCTAGCCGTGGAGCTGCGCCACCCCGGCTGGTTTGCCGATGCGGAGCTGCTGGCTTCCGTAACGGCTATGCTGGAGGCGCTAAATAAGCCGCTGGTGCTCAGTGACGTGGCCGGCCGCCGCGACGTGCTGCACATGCGCCTGACCACGCCTGTAGCCTTCGTGCGCATCAACGGCCACGGCCTCATCGATTCCGACTTCCGCCGCGCCGATGACTGGGCCGCCCGCGTGGCTGGCTGGCTGGAAGCGGGCCTGCACACGGCCTACCTCTTTATTCATCAGAAAGATATTATGCACTCTCCGCTCTGGGCCGAGCATTTCCTGCGCCGGCTCCGCGAGCTGACCGGCCTGAGCGTGCAGCCACCCCGCGTGATTCCGCAGCCGGTGCAGGGTAGTCTATTTTAG
- a CDS encoding septal ring lytic transglycosylase RlpA family protein encodes MKLNLRLHVSGLMMAMLLVLLTAFAALARPNSIREDEKAPAAAAKKATVMRGRASWYGREHQGHRTSNGERFDRNKYTCAHKTLPFGTKLRVSNPETGRSVVVRVTDRGPFRHQRILDLSEVAARPLGIVTHGAVSVVAEVVSPETPLGPTEAPADLATLAADSTVAVGLLADIRPGTSEAADVTLTPEPVATYVIQAGTFGDARNARAVMDKIQSVEPKLLVTTVATSTPDGKALNRVVVGRFATAAEADTVRQRLARLGIAGLVRQGENL; translated from the coding sequence ATGAAGTTGAATTTACGACTGCATGTCTCGGGCTTGATGATGGCCATGCTCCTTGTGCTGCTCACGGCCTTCGCGGCCCTGGCCCGCCCGAACAGCATACGTGAAGATGAAAAAGCCCCCGCCGCTGCTGCTAAAAAGGCAACGGTAATGCGCGGCCGAGCCTCCTGGTACGGCCGCGAACATCAAGGCCACCGCACCAGCAATGGGGAGCGGTTCGACCGCAACAAGTACACCTGCGCCCACAAAACCCTACCCTTCGGCACGAAGCTGCGGGTTTCCAACCCCGAAACCGGCCGCTCAGTAGTAGTGCGCGTAACCGACCGGGGCCCTTTCCGTCACCAACGCATCCTCGACCTGTCGGAGGTGGCAGCCCGGCCCCTGGGCATTGTTACCCACGGCGCCGTATCGGTAGTAGCTGAGGTAGTAAGCCCCGAGACGCCCCTGGGTCCGACCGAGGCGCCCGCCGACCTGGCTACCCTCGCTGCCGACTCGACCGTAGCCGTGGGCCTGCTGGCCGACATCCGGCCCGGCACTTCGGAAGCCGCTGATGTAACCCTGACGCCGGAGCCAGTGGCAACCTACGTTATTCAGGCGGGCACCTTCGGCGATGCCCGCAACGCCCGCGCCGTAATGGACAAAATCCAGAGCGTGGAGCCCAAGCTGCTGGTAACCACCGTAGCCACCAGCACCCCGGATGGCAAAGCCCTCAACCGCGTAGTAGTGGGCCGCTTTGCTACCGCCGCCGAGGCCGATACCGTACGCCAGCGCCTGGCCCGCCTGGGTATAGCCGGGTTGGTCCGGCAGGGCGAGAACCTGTAG
- a CDS encoding outer membrane beta-barrel protein: MLKTYCLLALGFTLCTASTAKAQTTKGTRVLGLSAGNIIYQKNNGYRQISAQLAPSIGTFVADNVALGIALPIGYSSTKTQYSFRNTQRNLELGLLPWVRYYLPSSSKHRVFGELSVGGALSSSRTKADGYTVKNSDVTLLASLGAGYSYFITPNVGLEALAKFATNSGNSTAFGKGYLDINLGFRVYLPKGGAATVPAE; encoded by the coding sequence ATGCTTAAAACGTATTGCCTTCTGGCACTCGGCTTCACTCTATGTACTGCCAGCACGGCCAAAGCTCAAACCACTAAGGGCACCCGGGTACTGGGCCTGAGCGCCGGCAACATTATTTACCAAAAGAACAACGGCTACCGCCAGATCAGCGCGCAGCTTGCTCCTTCCATCGGTACGTTTGTGGCCGATAACGTGGCCTTGGGCATTGCCCTACCTATTGGCTATTCATCCACGAAGACTCAATACAGCTTCCGCAACACCCAGCGAAACCTGGAACTGGGCCTTTTGCCCTGGGTGCGTTACTACCTGCCTTCCAGCAGCAAGCATCGGGTATTTGGGGAGCTAAGTGTAGGAGGGGCGCTCAGTAGCTCCCGGACAAAGGCAGATGGCTATACTGTCAAAAATAGTGATGTCACCTTGCTTGCCAGCCTGGGGGCAGGATACAGCTATTTCATCACGCCCAATGTGGGCCTGGAGGCCTTGGCGAAATTTGCTACCAACAGCGGCAACTCAACCGCATTTGGCAAGGGCTACCTCGACATCAACCTGGGTTTCCGGGTGTACCTACCAAAGGGTGGGGCGGCCACGGTTCCGGCCGAGTAA
- a CDS encoding penicillin acylase family protein — MLRILKAGLALLLTLALTWALNTKLGDVPPVARLLSPYRGIWQNGEAEADFAAQQTLQLPGLHQPVRVRFDDRRVPHIFAENEHDLYYAQGYLTAHDRLWQMEFMTRVAAGRISEVVGPKALEYDRFQRRMGLPYGAENTLREMLRNDTTRLVLESYAAGVNAYINSLSPKDYPFEYKLLDYAPEPWQPLKSALLLKLMAWDLSGRSDDLRLSNILSKYGPEVVRDLFPDYPNRTDAIVPPGTPLEFEPRPVPPTPPSFTAAMAGKLPQREPDPELGSNNFAVAGSRSASGLPLLANDPHLQLNLPSIWYQAQLHAPGVNVYGVTIPGAPTIIIGFNEDVAWGVTNVGGDVLDWYQLKFRDARQREYWHEGRWKPVRRVVERIAVRGQPDRLDTVLYTHHGPIVYDQQEKVFNKQTPIRHALRWTAHDGGNEVLAFYRLNRAHSYPDYRRALRMYASPAQNFIFADNRNEIAIQPNGRFPLKWPDQGKFILDGTDARYDWQGWIPMEQNPHVKDPARGFVSSANQPSAGFDYPYYLGWDYAPSDRGHRINERLTQLRGATPDSLRNLQNDNLGVNARQMLPWMLSTVTGSKMTDNCFLPLLPNSPEYAAVGALAQWNYRYESDAVAASVFELWYNDLVKRLWDDDFGSAAGLEMRYPSRARTNQLLLRESGSMLTCFQKASPWIDDRTTAKRENVHDLLTASLHFAVDSLTRKFGPMGPKWAWANQKSTDINHLANLTGFGRQDIDCPGSPGSVNATGPRNGPSWRMVVALGPQVKAYGIFPGGQSGNPASAYYDDMIESWRVGKLDELVFLRAADENHPRLGAAWRLEARP; from the coding sequence ATGCTTCGTATTCTGAAGGCCGGCCTTGCCCTGCTCCTTACGCTTGCCCTTACCTGGGCTCTGAACACTAAACTGGGCGATGTGCCGCCGGTAGCGCGCCTGCTCAGCCCCTACCGCGGCATCTGGCAAAACGGCGAGGCCGAAGCTGACTTTGCGGCTCAGCAAACCCTGCAGCTGCCGGGCCTGCACCAGCCCGTGCGGGTACGCTTCGACGATAGGCGCGTGCCCCACATCTTCGCCGAGAACGAGCACGACCTGTACTATGCCCAGGGCTACCTCACGGCCCACGACCGGCTCTGGCAGATGGAGTTTATGACCCGGGTAGCAGCTGGGCGCATTTCGGAGGTAGTGGGCCCCAAAGCCCTGGAGTACGACCGGTTTCAGCGCCGCATGGGCCTGCCCTACGGGGCTGAAAATACCCTGCGCGAGATGCTCCGCAACGACACCACCCGTCTGGTGCTGGAGTCGTACGCGGCCGGGGTGAATGCCTACATCAACAGCCTCTCGCCCAAAGACTACCCCTTCGAGTACAAGCTCCTCGACTACGCCCCTGAGCCCTGGCAACCCCTGAAAAGCGCTCTGCTGCTGAAGCTGATGGCCTGGGACCTGAGCGGCCGCTCCGACGACCTGCGCCTGAGCAACATCCTGAGCAAATACGGCCCGGAGGTTGTCCGCGACCTGTTTCCCGACTACCCCAACCGCACGGACGCCATTGTGCCGCCCGGCACCCCACTGGAGTTCGAGCCCCGGCCGGTGCCGCCTACCCCCCCATCCTTCACGGCCGCTATGGCGGGCAAGCTGCCCCAGCGGGAACCCGACCCGGAGCTGGGTTCCAACAACTTTGCGGTGGCAGGCAGCCGCTCGGCCTCGGGCCTGCCCCTGCTGGCCAACGACCCGCACTTGCAGCTGAACCTGCCCAGCATCTGGTACCAGGCCCAGCTGCACGCGCCGGGCGTAAACGTGTACGGCGTAACCATTCCGGGGGCGCCTACCATCATTATCGGCTTCAATGAGGATGTGGCCTGGGGCGTAACCAACGTGGGCGGCGACGTGCTGGACTGGTACCAGCTGAAGTTCCGCGACGCCCGCCAGCGCGAGTACTGGCACGAGGGCCGCTGGAAGCCCGTGCGCCGGGTGGTGGAGCGCATTGCGGTGCGCGGCCAGCCCGACCGGCTCGATACGGTGCTCTACACCCACCACGGCCCCATCGTGTACGACCAGCAGGAGAAGGTTTTCAACAAGCAGACGCCCATCCGGCACGCCCTGCGTTGGACTGCCCACGACGGCGGCAACGAGGTGCTGGCCTTCTACCGCCTCAACCGCGCCCACTCCTACCCCGATTACCGCCGCGCCCTGCGCATGTACGCCTCCCCGGCCCAGAACTTCATCTTCGCCGACAACCGCAACGAAATTGCCATTCAGCCCAACGGCCGCTTTCCGCTGAAGTGGCCTGACCAGGGCAAGTTTATCTTGGACGGCACCGATGCGCGCTACGACTGGCAGGGCTGGATTCCGATGGAGCAGAACCCGCACGTAAAGGACCCGGCCCGGGGCTTCGTATCGTCGGCCAACCAGCCTTCCGCTGGTTTTGATTACCCCTACTACCTCGGCTGGGACTACGCCCCCTCCGACCGGGGACACCGCATCAATGAGCGCCTCACCCAACTGCGCGGCGCTACCCCCGACAGCCTGCGCAACCTCCAGAACGACAACCTGGGCGTGAATGCCCGCCAGATGCTGCCCTGGATGCTGAGCACTGTAACCGGCAGCAAAATGACGGACAACTGCTTCCTGCCGCTGCTACCTAACTCGCCGGAGTACGCGGCGGTGGGGGCGCTGGCCCAATGGAACTACCGCTACGAGTCCGATGCCGTGGCCGCCAGCGTGTTTGAGCTCTGGTATAATGACCTGGTAAAGCGCCTCTGGGACGATGACTTTGGTAGCGCCGCGGGTCTGGAAATGCGCTACCCCTCCCGCGCCCGCACCAACCAGTTGCTGCTGCGGGAATCGGGCAGCATGCTTACCTGCTTTCAGAAGGCCAGCCCCTGGATTGATGACCGCACCACCGCCAAGCGCGAAAACGTGCACGACCTGCTAACCGCCTCCCTGCATTTCGCCGTGGATTCTCTGACACGCAAGTTTGGGCCGATGGGGCCAAAGTGGGCCTGGGCCAACCAGAAAAGCACCGACATCAACCACCTGGCCAACCTGACCGGCTTCGGCCGGCAAGACATTGACTGCCCTGGCAGCCCCGGCTCAGTGAATGCCACGGGGCCGCGCAATGGCCCCTCCTGGCGCATGGTGGTAGCCCTGGGCCCGCAGGTGAAAGCCTACGGTATTTTTCCCGGCGGCCAGAGCGGCAACCCTGCCTCGGCTTACTACGATGATATGATTGAGTCCTGGCGGGTGGGCAAGCTCGATGAGCTGGTGTTCTTACGCGCCGCCGACGAAAACCACCCGCGCCTGGGGGCGGCCTGGCGGCTGGAAGCCCGGCCGTAG